One part of the Georgfuchsia toluolica genome encodes these proteins:
- a CDS encoding antiporter, translating to MNKKGQRGSIGVGGASAYGSTDIADWRPEDNDFWESAGKIIAYRNLMISVPSLLCGFAVWMMWGILTVQMLNLGFPFTQAELFTLAAIAGLSGATLRIPATFFIRIAGGRNVVFLTTALLMIPALLTGIALQDTGTPLIVFQLCALLSGIGGGNFACSMSNITSFFPKRLQGTALGINAGLGNFGVTTMQILIPLVMTVGLFGTFAGGSMTLLKDSGWILGKIAAGTPTYIQNGGFVWLLLLVPLAFFGFFGMNNLVPISPNIGSTPAAFTKVVWLYFLGLVTSVLGLYCYLPKPFGLGLLNMWVAMPLIIVGTLLAMKVFAFGDMRANLERQFRIFSNKHTWSMTALYIVTFGSFIGFSNAVPLAMKVIFGVQHIQDPVTGVWAHSLNNPSAPPVLAYAWIGPFVGALIRPVGGWISDKVGGSIVTQIISAVMVVASAYAGYLMMQAYHSATPEVYFTQFMVTFVVLFAASGIGNGSTFRTIGVIFDREQAGPVLGWTSAVAAYGSFIAPVVIGDQIKAGTPEMAMYGFAVFYAVCLVLNWWFYLRANAYVKNP from the coding sequence ATGAACAAAAAGGGGCAGCGCGGTTCCATAGGTGTGGGCGGTGCTTCTGCATACGGTTCCACCGATATCGCCGATTGGCGCCCGGAAGATAATGATTTTTGGGAATCCGCCGGCAAGATAATCGCCTATCGCAACTTGATGATTTCCGTGCCCAGCCTGCTCTGTGGCTTCGCGGTGTGGATGATGTGGGGAATCCTCACGGTGCAGATGCTCAACCTGGGCTTCCCGTTTACGCAGGCCGAGCTGTTCACCCTGGCCGCCATCGCCGGGCTTTCCGGCGCCACCCTGCGCATTCCCGCCACCTTCTTCATCCGCATCGCCGGGGGCCGCAACGTGGTGTTCCTCACCACCGCCTTGCTAATGATCCCGGCGCTGCTGACCGGCATCGCCTTGCAGGACACGGGCACGCCGCTCATCGTGTTCCAGCTTTGCGCGCTGCTGTCCGGCATCGGTGGCGGCAACTTCGCCTGCTCCATGTCCAATATCACCAGCTTTTTCCCCAAGCGCCTGCAAGGAACGGCGCTGGGCATTAATGCGGGTCTGGGCAATTTCGGCGTCACCACCATGCAGATCCTCATCCCGCTGGTGATGACAGTCGGACTGTTCGGCACGTTCGCCGGCGGTTCCATGACCCTGCTCAAGGACAGCGGCTGGATCCTGGGCAAGATCGCGGCGGGTACGCCCACCTATATCCAAAACGGCGGCTTCGTCTGGTTGCTGCTGCTGGTACCGCTGGCCTTCTTCGGCTTCTTCGGCATGAACAATCTCGTGCCGATTTCGCCCAACATCGGATCCACCCCGGCCGCCTTCACCAAGGTGGTGTGGCTGTATTTCCTCGGGCTGGTGACGTCGGTGCTCGGCCTGTATTGCTACCTGCCCAAGCCGTTCGGCCTGGGGCTGCTCAACATGTGGGTCGCGATGCCGCTGATCATCGTCGGCACACTGCTGGCGATGAAAGTGTTCGCCTTCGGCGACATGCGCGCCAACCTGGAACGGCAATTCAGGATATTCAGCAACAAACACACCTGGTCAATGACGGCACTGTATATCGTCACCTTCGGTTCGTTCATCGGCTTTTCCAATGCGGTGCCGCTGGCAATGAAAGTGATCTTCGGCGTGCAGCATATCCAGGATCCAGTCACCGGCGTCTGGGCGCACTCGCTGAACAACCCGAGCGCGCCCCCGGTGCTGGCCTATGCCTGGATCGGCCCCTTTGTCGGCGCGCTGATCCGCCCGGTGGGCGGCTGGATTTCCGACAAGGTGGGCGGTTCGATTGTCACCCAGATCATCTCGGCGGTCATGGTGGTAGCATCCGCCTACGCCGGCTACCTGATGATGCAGGCCTACCACTCGGCCACGCCGGAAGTCTATTTCACCCAGTTCATGGTGACCTTCGTCGTGCTGTTCGCGGCGAGCGGCATCGGCAATGGCTCCACGTTCCGCACCATCGGCGTGATCTTCGACCGTGAGCAGGCCGGCCCGGTGCTGGGCTGGACTTCCGCCGTCGCCGCCTACGGCTCCTTCATCGCCCCCGTCGTGATCGGCGACCAGATCAAGGCCGGCACGCCCGAGATGGCGATGTACGGCTTCGCCGTCTTCTATGCCGTGTGCCTGGTGTTGAATTGGTGGTTCTACCTGCGCGCCAATGCGTATGTGAAGAACCCTTGA
- a CDS encoding DUF6448 family protein encodes MKTFLVALMLAWAGAAFAHCDTLDGPVVTSARKALDSGNLNPALVWVRAADEAPIREAFAKALAVRKGGPAAQELADRYFFETLVRIHRMGEGADYTGLKPAGETHPAVAAADGSLRTGKLDRVDALVMERLRAALERSFHEVIERRAAAKDPNDVPAGRAAASAYVEYLHYVERLHDVAESPAAHGAPITHNHKEPS; translated from the coding sequence ATGAAAACATTCCTCGTGGCATTGATGCTGGCATGGGCGGGCGCCGCGTTCGCGCATTGCGACACGCTCGACGGTCCGGTGGTCACCTCGGCGCGCAAGGCGTTGGATAGCGGCAACTTGAATCCCGCGCTCGTGTGGGTCCGCGCCGCCGATGAGGCGCCAATTCGCGAGGCCTTCGCGAAGGCGCTTGCCGTGCGCAAAGGCGGTCCTGCGGCGCAGGAGCTCGCCGATCGCTACTTCTTCGAGACGCTGGTCCGGATCCATCGCATGGGTGAGGGTGCCGATTACACGGGACTCAAGCCGGCCGGTGAGACGCATCCGGCGGTCGCCGCGGCCGACGGGTCGCTGCGCACGGGCAAGCTCGACAGGGTCGATGCGCTCGTCATGGAGCGCCTGCGCGCGGCCCTCGAGCGAAGCTTTCACGAGGTGATCGAGCGCCGCGCCGCGGCGAAAGACCCCAACGACGTGCCTGCGGGTCGCGCCGCCGCGAGCGCCTACGTCGAGTACTTGCATTACGTGGAGCGACTCCACGATGTAGCAGAATCGCCCGCGGCCCACGGCGCGCCGATCACCCACAACCATAAGGAGCCGTCATGA
- a CDS encoding response regulator → MHIVEKAIRVLLVDDHTLFRSGIKALLQRHGAFEVVGEAGDGLEGVKRAKSLKPDVVLLDLHMPGISGHEAVQLIIEEVPEAHVVMLTVSEDADDLLDALRAGAQGYLLKNIDADFLVDAIRRAAEGEAVISAQMTSKLMQSVRSATRAPAPATADHDKLTPREREIIGFLVSGASNKEIARDLDLAESTVKIHIQGILKKLGLSSRVQAAVYAVEHGLTPKT, encoded by the coding sequence ATGCATATCGTGGAAAAAGCCATACGCGTACTGCTGGTTGACGATCACACGCTGTTCCGTAGCGGCATCAAGGCATTGCTGCAAAGGCATGGGGCATTCGAGGTAGTCGGCGAGGCGGGCGATGGCCTCGAGGGCGTCAAGCGCGCCAAGTCGCTCAAGCCCGATGTCGTCCTGCTCGACCTGCACATGCCCGGCATTTCCGGACATGAGGCGGTGCAACTCATCATCGAGGAAGTGCCGGAAGCCCATGTGGTGATGCTGACGGTCTCGGAAGATGCCGACGACCTGCTCGATGCTTTGCGCGCGGGGGCGCAGGGTTATCTGCTGAAGAACATCGATGCCGATTTTCTCGTCGATGCGATACGGCGCGCTGCCGAAGGCGAAGCAGTGATATCGGCCCAGATGACGTCCAAGCTGATGCAGAGCGTGCGTAGCGCCACCAGGGCGCCTGCGCCAGCTACAGCCGACCACGACAAACTGACGCCGCGCGAGCGTGAAATAATCGGATTTCTCGTCAGCGGTGCGAGCAACAAGGAAATTGCCCGCGACCTCGATCTCGCCGAAAGCACGGTGAAAATCCATATCCAGGGCATTCTCAAGAAGCTTGGCTTGTCGAGTCGCGTTCAGGCCGCCGTCTATGCCGTCGAGCATGGGCTAACCCCGAAGACCTAG
- the narH gene encoding nitrate reductase subunit beta — MKIRAQIGMVLNLDKCIGCHTCSVTCKNVWTSRKGMEYAWFNNVETKPGIGYPKQWENQDQWNGGWVRKANGKIELRQGGKAKLLLNIFANPNLPQIDDYYEPFTYDYDHLHSAPEMKAAPTARPRSLITGQRMEKIEWGPNWEEILGGEFAKRSKDKNLEGFENLQKDMLGQFENTFMMYLPRLCEHCLNPACVASCPSGSIYKREEDGIVLIDQDKCRGWRMCVSGCPYKKIYYNWESGKAEKCIFCYPRIEAGQPTVCSETCVGRIRYLGVLLYDADRIEQAASVKQDGDLYQAQLDIFLDPNDPQVIAQARSDGIPDAWMEAARKSPVYKMAVEWKVALPLHPEYRTLPMVWYVPPLSPITAAANAGQVGVNGEIPDVNQLRIPIEYLANLLTAGDTAPVVRALERMLAMRTYQRDKHVDNRVNTAVLKQVQIDEATVEEMYHVMAIANYENRFVIPTTHREYAENTFDVRGGCGFSFGNGCSEGSSDKSLFGGSGRRTIPIKAVV; from the coding sequence ATGAAAATTCGCGCCCAAATCGGCATGGTGCTCAACCTCGACAAGTGCATCGGCTGCCACACCTGTTCGGTGACCTGCAAGAACGTGTGGACCAGCCGCAAAGGCATGGAGTACGCCTGGTTCAACAACGTCGAGACCAAGCCCGGTATCGGCTATCCGAAACAATGGGAGAATCAGGACCAGTGGAACGGCGGCTGGGTGCGCAAAGCGAATGGCAAGATCGAGCTGCGCCAGGGCGGCAAAGCCAAGCTACTGCTGAACATCTTCGCCAACCCCAACCTGCCGCAGATCGACGACTATTACGAGCCGTTCACCTACGACTACGATCACCTGCACTCGGCACCCGAGATGAAGGCCGCGCCGACCGCACGGCCGCGCAGCCTGATCACTGGCCAGCGCATGGAGAAAATCGAGTGGGGCCCGAACTGGGAAGAAATCCTCGGTGGCGAGTTCGCCAAGCGCAGCAAAGACAAGAACCTCGAGGGCTTCGAGAACTTGCAGAAGGATATGCTCGGCCAGTTCGAGAACACCTTCATGATGTACCTGCCCAGGTTGTGCGAACACTGCCTCAACCCGGCCTGCGTGGCGTCGTGTCCCTCGGGCTCGATCTACAAGCGCGAGGAAGACGGCATCGTGCTGATCGACCAGGACAAGTGCCGCGGTTGGCGCATGTGCGTCTCCGGCTGTCCCTATAAGAAGATCTACTATAACTGGGAAAGCGGCAAGGCCGAGAAGTGCATTTTCTGCTACCCGCGCATCGAAGCCGGCCAGCCGACGGTGTGCTCCGAGACCTGCGTCGGCCGCATCCGCTATCTCGGCGTGCTGCTCTATGATGCCGATCGGATTGAACAGGCGGCGAGTGTCAAGCAGGACGGCGACCTGTACCAGGCCCAACTCGACATCTTCCTCGACCCCAACGATCCGCAGGTGATCGCGCAGGCGCGCAGCGACGGCATCCCCGACGCGTGGATGGAAGCAGCGCGCAAAAGTCCGGTCTACAAGATGGCGGTCGAATGGAAAGTGGCACTGCCGCTGCACCCCGAGTACCGCACGCTACCGATGGTCTGGTACGTGCCGCCACTGTCGCCGATCACCGCTGCCGCGAATGCGGGGCAGGTCGGCGTCAATGGCGAAATCCCCGACGTCAACCAGTTGCGCATCCCCATCGAGTACCTTGCCAACCTGCTCACCGCGGGCGACACGGCACCGGTGGTGCGTGCACTCGAACGCATGCTGGCGATGCGCACCTACCAGCGCGACAAGCATGTCGACAACCGTGTCAATACGGCCGTGCTGAAGCAGGTGCAGATCGACGAAGCCACGGTCGAGGAGATGTATCACGTAATGGCAATCGCCAACTACGAAAACCGCTTTGTCATACCGACCACGCACCGCGAATACGCCGAGAACACCTTCGACGTGCGCGGCGGCTGCGGCTTCTCGTTCGGCAACGGCTGCTCGGAAGGCAGCAGTGACAAGAGCCTGTTCGGCGGCAGCGGACGGCGCACGATTCCGATCAAGGCGGTGGTCTGA
- a CDS encoding MFS transporter — protein MSAKADEKTMGWLDLLDFKRAEIGALHKTWIAFFITFYVWFNMAPLVSTIIKDTGLTLDQLKVLAICNVALTVPARVIVGMICDRIGPRKTFCLVLWTMAFPCIWFAFASTYTEMLISRLILGTVGTGFVVGIAMTSLWFKPRDAGFSQGVEAGLGNWGSSVAAITLPFIALSLLDSWRWSIAISGLVMFAYGTYYWFAITDGPVGTKRPIGRKAQAIEVSTWGDLVIAICWTIPVFGVLSLLVRTVTSKGYISADVSYILYAAVLIGVLYQVVALLKVNLPILRKGVPEDDKYRFTQVGTLCASYVVTFGAELAIISMLPFFFQKTFQLSPVMAGLFGSLFAVLNFFSRALGGYVSDRTPTRKLAHLIYLAGVTAGFVLMGMIGPQWPLAMAVLVVMFCAMFVTGGCGTTFALVPFVKRRITGNVAGYTGAYGNVGAVIYTTAYTFLTDSQFFLLIGGTAGLAFVFCLFFMNEPTGAFAKEYHLSSVDQKMMAVGGH, from the coding sequence ATGTCCGCAAAAGCAGATGAAAAAACGATGGGGTGGCTGGATCTGCTCGACTTCAAGCGAGCGGAAATCGGCGCCCTGCACAAGACCTGGATTGCCTTCTTCATCACCTTCTACGTCTGGTTTAACATGGCGCCGCTGGTGTCGACCATCATCAAGGACACCGGACTTACCCTCGACCAGCTCAAGGTTCTCGCCATCTGCAATGTGGCGCTGACTGTCCCCGCCCGTGTCATCGTTGGCATGATCTGCGACAGGATCGGCCCGCGCAAGACGTTCTGCCTCGTGCTATGGACCATGGCTTTCCCCTGCATCTGGTTCGCTTTCGCCAGCACCTATACGGAAATGCTGATATCGCGGCTGATCCTGGGTACGGTTGGTACCGGTTTTGTCGTTGGCATCGCGATGACCTCGCTCTGGTTCAAGCCACGGGACGCGGGCTTCTCCCAGGGAGTCGAGGCAGGGCTTGGCAACTGGGGGTCATCGGTGGCGGCGATCACTCTGCCGTTCATTGCCCTCAGCCTGCTGGATAGCTGGCGTTGGTCCATTGCGATCAGCGGCCTGGTGATGTTCGCGTACGGCACCTACTACTGGTTTGCCATCACCGACGGTCCGGTCGGCACGAAACGGCCAATAGGAAGGAAGGCCCAGGCCATTGAGGTTTCCACCTGGGGCGATCTGGTAATCGCGATTTGCTGGACCATACCCGTCTTCGGCGTCCTTTCCCTTCTGGTCAGAACGGTGACGAGCAAGGGCTATATATCCGCCGATGTCTCGTACATCCTCTATGCCGCAGTACTTATCGGCGTGCTGTATCAGGTTGTGGCGCTGCTCAAGGTCAACCTGCCGATTCTCAGAAAGGGCGTGCCCGAGGACGACAAGTACCGCTTTACCCAGGTCGGCACGCTCTGCGCCTCCTATGTTGTCACCTTCGGCGCGGAACTGGCGATCATTTCAATGCTGCCTTTCTTCTTCCAGAAGACATTCCAGTTGAGTCCCGTGATGGCTGGCCTCTTCGGTTCGCTGTTCGCGGTACTGAACTTCTTTTCGCGCGCACTCGGCGGCTACGTGTCGGACCGCACGCCGACACGCAAGCTTGCCCACCTGATCTATCTCGCCGGCGTGACGGCAGGTTTTGTGCTGATGGGCATGATCGGACCACAGTGGCCATTGGCAATGGCGGTTCTGGTGGTAATGTTCTGCGCCATGTTCGTGACCGGCGGCTGCGGCACTACCTTCGCGCTGGTGCCTTTCGTCAAGCGCCGCATCACCGGCAATGTGGCGGGATATACCGGCGCCTACGGCAATGTCGGCGCCGTCATTTATACCACCGCCTATACCTTCCTGACCGACAGCCAGTTCTTCCTGCTCATCGGCGGCACGGCGGGCTTGGCCTTTGTCTTCTGCCTGTTCTTCATGAACGAGCCGACAGGCGCCTTCGCCAAGGAATATCATCTCTCGTCAGTCGACCAGAAGATGATGGCGGTTGGCGGGCATTGA
- a CDS encoding nitrate reductase subunit alpha, which yields MSHFLDRLTYFLQPKESFSNGHGVATGEDRTWEDAYRDRWAHDKIVRSTHGVNCTGSCSWKIYVKGGIVTWETQQTDYPRTRWDMPNHEPRGCSRGASYSWYLYSANRVKYPLVRGRLLKAWRAARMNCDPVDAWASIVENDAKRRDYQSVRGLGGFVRSSWDEINEIVAAANVYTIKKYGPDRVIGFSPIPAMSMISYAAGSRYLSLIGGVCMSFYDWYCDLPPSSPQIWGEQTDVPESADWYNSSYIIAWGSNVPQTRTPDAHFFTEVRYKGTKTVAVTPDYSEVAKLSDLWLHPKQGTDAAVAMAMGHVILKEFYFPASGERSAYFDDYVRRYTDMPMLVLLKQHTLPSGEIITVPDRYVRASDFDDKLGQANNPEWKTVAFDEAGQVVLPNGAIGFRWGADGRADQGQWNLEARDARDGHEVKLKLSLLEGGQPSTATAKVGFPYFGGIVSEHFHNNVQSDVLVRTVPVQRITLGGREVQVATVFDLQVANYGVARGIPGELAAKNFDDDTPYTPAWQESITGVPRDQIITVARQFAENAHKTHGKSMVIIGAAMNHWYHCDMNYRGVINLLMMCGCIGQSGGGWAHYVGQEKLRPQTGWTALAFALDWIRPPRQMNSTSFFYAHTDQWRYEKLDMEEVISPLADRKQYGGSMIDYNVRAERMGWLPSAPQLKTNPLQVVKDAAAAHLDPKDYAAKSLKDGSLQMSCEDPDAPQNWPRNMFVWRSNILGSSGKGHEYFLKHLLGTSNGVQGKDLGREEAKPAEVVWHDQAPEGKLDLLVTLDFRMSTTCLYSDIVLPTATWYEKNDLNTSDMHPFIHPLSTAVDPAWQAKSDWEIYKGFAQKFSEVCVGHLGVEKELVLSPLMHDSPAELAQPFDVKDWKRGEIDLIPGKTAPNMVVVERDYPNVYKRFTALGPLMNKVGNGGKGIAWNTQTEVTQLGELNGVVRAEGVTQGMPKIESDIDACEVILQLAPETNGHVAVKAWDALGKQTGLDHTHLALHREDEKIRFRDIQAQPRKIISSPTWSGIESETVSYNAGYTNVHEMIPWRTLTGRQQFYMDHPWMIAFGEGFSSYRPPVDLKTTAGIQGIKPNGNPEIALNFITPHQKWGIHSTYTDNLLMLTLSRGGPCVWISEDDAKLAGIVDNDWIELFNINGAIVARAVVSQRVKPGMVMMYHAQEKIVNTPGSEITGQRGGIHNSVTRIVLKPTHMIGGYAQFSYGFNYYGTIGTNRDEFVVVRKMNKVAWLDQETEGAAQ from the coding sequence ATGAGCCATTTTCTCGATCGACTGACTTACTTCCTGCAACCCAAGGAAAGTTTCTCCAATGGCCACGGCGTAGCCACCGGCGAAGACCGCACCTGGGAAGACGCCTACCGCGACCGCTGGGCGCACGACAAGATCGTGCGCTCCACCCACGGCGTGAATTGCACCGGCTCCTGCTCGTGGAAAATCTACGTCAAGGGTGGCATCGTCACGTGGGAAACCCAGCAGACCGACTACCCGCGCACGCGTTGGGACATGCCCAACCACGAACCGCGTGGCTGCTCGCGCGGCGCGAGCTATAGCTGGTATCTCTACAGTGCCAACCGCGTCAAATACCCGCTGGTACGCGGCCGCCTGCTCAAGGCCTGGCGTGCGGCGCGCATGAACTGTGACCCGGTCGACGCCTGGGCTTCCATCGTCGAGAACGATGCGAAGCGGCGCGACTACCAGAGCGTGCGCGGCCTCGGCGGCTTCGTGCGTTCGAGCTGGGACGAGATCAACGAGATCGTCGCCGCGGCCAACGTCTACACCATCAAGAAATACGGCCCCGACCGCGTCATCGGCTTTTCGCCGATCCCGGCCATGTCGATGATCAGCTACGCCGCCGGCTCGCGTTACCTGTCGCTGATCGGCGGCGTCTGCATGAGTTTCTACGATTGGTATTGCGATCTGCCGCCGTCCTCGCCGCAGATCTGGGGCGAACAGACCGACGTGCCCGAATCAGCCGACTGGTACAACTCCAGCTACATCATCGCCTGGGGCAGCAACGTGCCGCAGACGCGCACGCCCGATGCGCACTTCTTCACCGAGGTGCGCTACAAGGGCACCAAGACCGTGGCGGTGACGCCAGACTACTCGGAAGTCGCCAAGCTCTCCGACCTCTGGCTGCATCCCAAGCAGGGCACCGATGCCGCGGTCGCGATGGCGATGGGCCATGTGATCCTGAAGGAATTCTATTTCCCGGCCAGCGGCGAGCGCAGCGCCTACTTCGACGATTACGTGCGCCGCTACACCGACATGCCGATGTTGGTGCTATTGAAACAGCATACTCTGCCCAGCGGCGAAATCATCACCGTGCCCGACCGTTATGTGCGCGCTTCCGATTTCGACGACAAGCTGGGCCAGGCCAACAATCCGGAATGGAAGACGGTCGCCTTCGACGAGGCGGGCCAGGTGGTGCTGCCCAACGGCGCCATCGGTTTCCGCTGGGGCGCCGACGGGCGTGCCGACCAGGGCCAGTGGAACCTCGAAGCCAGGGATGCGCGCGACGGCCACGAGGTCAAGCTCAAGCTGTCGCTGCTCGAAGGCGGACAGCCAAGCACCGCAACGGCGAAGGTCGGCTTCCCCTACTTTGGCGGCATCGTCAGCGAGCATTTCCATAACAATGTGCAGAGCGATGTGCTGGTGCGCACCGTTCCCGTGCAGCGCATCACGCTTGGCGGGCGCGAGGTACAGGTCGCCACGGTATTCGATTTGCAAGTCGCAAACTATGGCGTCGCGCGGGGTATCCCGGGCGAGCTGGCCGCGAAAAACTTCGACGACGACACGCCCTACACGCCGGCCTGGCAGGAAAGCATCACCGGCGTGCCACGCGACCAGATCATCACGGTGGCGCGCCAGTTCGCCGAGAACGCGCACAAGACGCACGGCAAGTCGATGGTGATCATCGGCGCGGCGATGAATCACTGGTACCACTGCGACATGAACTACCGCGGCGTCATCAACCTGCTGATGATGTGCGGCTGCATCGGCCAGAGCGGCGGCGGCTGGGCGCATTATGTCGGCCAGGAGAAACTGCGACCGCAGACCGGGTGGACCGCGCTCGCCTTCGCGCTGGACTGGATCCGCCCGCCGCGCCAGATGAATTCCACCAGCTTCTTCTACGCCCACACCGATCAGTGGCGTTATGAAAAGCTGGACATGGAAGAAGTGATCTCGCCGCTGGCCGACCGCAAGCAGTATGGCGGCAGCATGATCGACTACAACGTGCGCGCCGAGCGCATGGGCTGGCTGCCGTCGGCGCCGCAACTCAAGACCAACCCGCTGCAGGTGGTGAAGGATGCGGCGGCGGCCCACCTTGATCCCAAGGACTATGCGGCCAAGTCATTGAAGGATGGCTCATTGCAGATGAGCTGCGAAGATCCGGATGCGCCGCAGAACTGGCCGCGCAACATGTTTGTGTGGCGTTCCAATATTCTCGGTTCGTCGGGCAAGGGTCACGAATATTTCCTCAAGCACCTGCTTGGTACCAGCAACGGTGTGCAGGGCAAGGATCTCGGCCGCGAGGAGGCCAAACCAGCCGAGGTCGTCTGGCACGACCAGGCCCCCGAGGGCAAGCTGGATCTGCTGGTGACGCTCGACTTCCGCATGAGCACCACCTGCCTCTATTCCGACATCGTGCTGCCCACTGCCACCTGGTACGAAAAGAACGACCTCAATACCAGTGACATGCACCCCTTCATCCATCCGCTGTCGACGGCGGTGGACCCGGCCTGGCAAGCGAAGAGCGACTGGGAAATCTACAAGGGCTTTGCGCAGAAGTTCAGCGAAGTTTGCGTCGGCCATCTGGGCGTGGAGAAGGAACTGGTGTTGTCGCCGCTGATGCACGACAGTCCGGCGGAACTGGCCCAACCCTTCGATGTCAAGGACTGGAAGCGCGGCGAGATCGATCTCATCCCTGGCAAGACGGCGCCCAACATGGTGGTGGTCGAACGCGACTACCCCAACGTCTACAAGCGCTTCACCGCGCTTGGCCCCTTGATGAACAAGGTCGGCAACGGCGGCAAGGGCATCGCCTGGAACACGCAGACCGAAGTGACGCAACTCGGTGAACTCAATGGTGTGGTGCGCGCCGAGGGCGTCACACAGGGCATGCCGAAGATCGAGAGCGACATCGACGCCTGCGAAGTCATCCTGCAACTCGCCCCCGAAACCAACGGCCATGTCGCCGTCAAGGCATGGGATGCGCTGGGCAAGCAGACCGGCCTCGATCATACCCATCTGGCATTGCACCGCGAGGACGAGAAGATCCGCTTCCGCGACATCCAGGCGCAGCCGCGCAAGATCATCAGTTCGCCGACCTGGAGCGGCATCGAGTCCGAGACCGTCTCCTACAACGCCGGCTACACCAATGTGCATGAGATGATCCCGTGGCGCACGCTGACCGGACGCCAGCAGTTCTACATGGATCATCCGTGGATGATCGCTTTCGGCGAAGGCTTCTCCAGTTATCGCCCGCCGGTGGACTTGAAGACGACCGCCGGCATCCAGGGCATCAAGCCGAACGGCAATCCTGAAATCGCGTTGAACTTCATCACCCCCCACCAGAAATGGGGTATCCACAGCACCTATACCGACAACCTGCTGATGCTCACATTGAGCCGCGGCGGACCTTGCGTGTGGATCAGCGAGGACGACGCGAAACTCGCCGGCATTGTCGACAATGACTGGATCGAACTGTTCAACATCAACGGCGCCATCGTGGCGCGCGCGGTGGTCAGTCAACGCGTCAAACCCGGCATGGTAATGATGTACCACGCGCAGGAAAAGATCGTGAATACGCCGGGCTCCGAAATCACGGGCCAGCGCGGCGGTATCCACAATTCGGTAACGCGCATCGTGTTGAAGCCGACGCACATGATCGGCGGCTACGCGCAGTTCAGCTACGGCTTCAACTACTACGGCACCATCGGCACCAACCGCGACGAGTTCGTCGTGGTGCGCAAGATGAACAAGGTCGCTTGGCTCGACCAGGAGACGGAAGGAGCGGCACAATGA
- the narJ gene encoding nitrate reductase molybdenum cofactor assembly chaperone: MNTPNRIPHAPRTLRVLAKLLSYPDAELRRHLPELRAALHGEGVLSPARCTGLDELIDSLAQADALDAESSYVELFDRGRATSLHLFEHVHGDSRERGPALIDLAQTYEKAGLYLAPEELPDYLPAVLEFVSTQPPQEARAFLAEMAHILSAVFTALQRHQSCYASVLAALLELAGTETQTVELAPDEALDASWEEPQIFGGCSSRGQAKPDQPQPVHIIKKSYVIEGDRA, from the coding sequence ATGAACACGCCAAACCGGATTCCCCATGCGCCGCGCACCCTGCGCGTACTAGCGAAGCTGCTGAGCTATCCCGATGCGGAACTGCGCCGGCATCTGCCGGAACTGCGCGCTGCGCTGCACGGCGAGGGGGTGCTATCGCCCGCTCGATGCACCGGGCTCGACGAACTGATTGACTCGCTGGCGCAGGCAGACGCGCTCGACGCCGAATCAAGCTACGTCGAACTGTTTGACCGCGGCCGGGCCACTTCGCTGCATCTGTTCGAGCATGTGCACGGCGATTCGCGCGAGCGCGGCCCGGCGCTGATCGACCTGGCGCAAACCTATGAGAAGGCCGGGCTGTACCTGGCGCCTGAGGAACTGCCCGACTATCTGCCGGCGGTGCTCGAATTCGTGTCGACGCAGCCGCCGCAGGAGGCGCGTGCTTTCCTGGCCGAGATGGCACATATCCTGAGCGCGGTTTTCACGGCCCTGCAACGGCATCAGAGTTGCTATGCCAGCGTTCTCGCCGCGCTGCTCGAACTGGCCGGTACGGAGACGCAAACGGTCGAACTCGCGCCCGATGAAGCGCTCGACGCCAGCTGGGAAGAACCGCAGATATTCGGCGGTTGCTCATCGCGGGGACAAGCCAAACCCGATCAGCCACAACCCGTTCATATCATCAAAAAATCATACGTCATCGAAGGAGACCGAGCATGA
- a CDS encoding universal stress protein, with protein sequence MKILVCHDGSGPAQSALEKSVAMFKGASLEIILVTIAEEPADASSYDEEAFEGWRAQREAGLQKAAEWVSEQGLDVDAILAIGDPRKMLVEVVRKKQPDFVVITSRPPKGGVRFGNVTVSVSDYLIHHIDDCPILIMH encoded by the coding sequence ATGAAGATTCTAGTCTGCCATGACGGTTCGGGACCGGCGCAGTCTGCGCTTGAGAAGTCGGTTGCGATGTTCAAGGGGGCCAGCCTGGAAATCATCCTGGTGACCATTGCGGAAGAACCTGCCGACGCCAGCAGCTACGACGAGGAAGCCTTCGAGGGGTGGCGTGCGCAGCGGGAAGCGGGCCTGCAGAAAGCGGCGGAGTGGGTAAGCGAACAGGGGCTTGATGTAGACGCGATTCTGGCGATCGGTGATCCGCGCAAGATGCTGGTGGAAGTCGTCAGGAAAAAACAGCCGGATTTTGTGGTGATTACGAGCCGTCCTCCCAAGGGGGGCGTGAGGTTCGGCAATGTCACTGTCAGCGTCAGCGACTACCTGATCCACCACATTGATGATTGTCCCATTCTGATCATGCATTGA